The Haemophilus parainfluenzae genome window below encodes:
- the mutH gene encoding DNA mismatch repair endonuclease MutH, with product MIPQNLEQLLSQAQSIAGLTFGELADELHIPVPLDLKRDKGWVGMLLERALGATAGSKAEQDFSHLGVELKTLPINAEGYPLETTFVSLAPLVQNSGVKWENSHVRHKLSCVLWMPIEGSRHIPLRERHIGTPILWKPSAEQERQLKQDWEELMDYIVLGKLDEITARIGEVMQLRPKGANSKAITKGIGKNGEVIDTLPLGFYLRKEFTAGILNAFLNHKNG from the coding sequence ATGATTCCACAAAACCTTGAACAATTGCTTTCCCAAGCACAATCAATTGCAGGCTTAACTTTTGGGGAGTTAGCTGATGAATTGCATATCCCCGTCCCGCTTGATTTAAAACGTGATAAAGGCTGGGTAGGCATGTTATTAGAGCGCGCTTTAGGCGCAACGGCAGGGAGTAAAGCTGAACAGGATTTTTCTCATTTAGGTGTTGAACTTAAAACGTTACCGATTAATGCTGAGGGTTATCCTCTTGAAACCACTTTTGTGAGCCTTGCCCCATTGGTACAAAATTCAGGGGTTAAATGGGAAAATTCCCACGTTCGTCATAAACTTTCTTGTGTACTTTGGATGCCAATTGAAGGCAGCCGTCATATTCCATTACGTGAACGCCATATCGGCACGCCAATTTTATGGAAGCCAAGCGCTGAGCAAGAACGTCAATTAAAACAAGATTGGGAAGAGTTGATGGATTATATTGTGCTCGGAAAGTTAGATGAGATTACGGCACGTATTGGTGAAGTCATGCAGCTGCGTCCAAAAGGTGCTAACAGCAAAGCCATTACGAAAGGCATTGGTAAAAATGGGGAGGTGATTGATACCTTGCCGCTGGGGTTTTATTTACGGAAAGAATTTACGGCAGGCATTTTAAACGCTTTTCTTAATCATAAAAATGGGTGA
- a CDS encoding methylated-DNA--[protein]-cysteine S-methyltransferase, with translation MTALYYTYYPSPVGCLLILSDGESITHIDFEKEQYAPNPKWHKKDELPIFQKVRLAFERYFNGEVERFSDIPLKPEGTVFQQAIWQALREIDYGELSTYGELALRINNPKAVRAVGGVVGSNPISIIIPCHRILGKDRTLTGFGGGLEAKRFLLQLEKIPYIDKGTENTKPRFFKKYHE, from the coding sequence ATGACCGCACTTTATTACACTTATTATCCCTCACCAGTTGGATGTCTTTTGATTTTATCTGATGGTGAAAGTATTACTCATATTGATTTTGAAAAAGAGCAATATGCGCCTAATCCAAAATGGCACAAGAAAGATGAATTGCCTATTTTTCAAAAAGTGCGGTTGGCTTTTGAACGATATTTTAATGGGGAAGTTGAGCGTTTTTCAGACATTCCTTTAAAACCAGAAGGCACCGTGTTTCAACAAGCGATTTGGCAAGCCTTGCGAGAAATTGATTATGGCGAGCTTTCAACTTATGGAGAGCTGGCGTTACGGATTAATAATCCTAAAGCTGTTCGTGCCGTGGGTGGCGTGGTAGGCAGTAATCCGATTAGCATTATTATTCCTTGTCACCGAATTTTAGGTAAAGATCGTACTTTAACTGGTTTTGGTGGTGGCTTAGAGGCAAAACGTTTTTTATTACAGTTAGAAAAAATTCCTTATATTGATAAAGGCACTGAAAACACGAAGCCTCGCTTTTTTAAGAAATATCACGAATGA
- the tilS gene encoding tRNA lysidine(34) synthetase TilS, whose translation MDLFSLFQAQIPTTANKLFIAFSGGLDSTALLSLVKKLSEKRPHLSLRAIHIHHGLSPNAGAWTAHCQQLCKQFAIPLIIEKVKVEMHDGIEAGAREARYQAILKHIQPDEYLVTAHHLNDQTETFFLALKRGAGLQGLGAMQKESQLFGMPILRPLLSFTRNELEDYIQQENLSWVEDESNQDNHYDRNFLRNQILPEIRQRWGHFDHAVQRAAQHCFEQQQLINELLQTCFEQHLLEDQKQFSLVNFLDYSLQKQTALLRMWLAKNQIAMPTQIQLAHIIDDVIKAKADATPQFQLGEHIIRRYQQRLYLTEKFVDLSKTCLDMPLNQQITLPDNLGTIYATHNETGILVNWNEKQVQLADTQEPIQIRFAYTGKVKRQHNRPAETMKKIWQELGVTPWQRHRIPLIFYGETLQSAVGFFRVFQNLEK comes from the coding sequence ATGGATCTTTTTTCATTATTCCAAGCACAAATCCCAACCACCGCCAATAAGCTTTTCATCGCTTTTAGCGGTGGTTTGGATTCAACTGCACTGCTTTCTTTAGTTAAAAAACTCAGCGAAAAACGACCGCACTTAAGTCTGCGAGCTATCCATATCCATCATGGATTAAGCCCGAATGCGGGTGCTTGGACGGCTCATTGCCAACAACTCTGTAAACAATTTGCCATTCCACTTATTATTGAAAAAGTCAAAGTGGAAATGCACGATGGCATTGAAGCTGGGGCAAGAGAAGCGCGTTATCAGGCGATTTTGAAACATATTCAGCCAGATGAATATCTGGTCACTGCACATCATTTAAATGATCAAACTGAGACTTTTTTCCTAGCGCTAAAACGAGGCGCAGGATTACAAGGTTTAGGCGCAATGCAGAAAGAAAGTCAATTGTTCGGGATGCCTATTCTACGCCCGCTTCTTTCTTTTACCCGTAATGAATTAGAAGATTACATTCAGCAAGAAAATCTGTCTTGGGTCGAAGACGAAAGTAATCAAGATAATCATTACGATCGCAATTTCTTACGTAACCAAATTTTGCCTGAAATACGCCAACGCTGGGGACATTTTGATCATGCAGTTCAGCGTGCCGCACAACATTGTTTTGAGCAACAACAATTAATTAATGAATTATTACAAACTTGCTTTGAGCAACATCTTCTTGAGGATCAAAAACAGTTTTCACTCGTAAATTTTCTAGACTATTCATTGCAAAAACAAACCGCACTTTTACGAATGTGGTTGGCTAAAAATCAGATAGCCATGCCAACGCAGATTCAATTAGCACATATTATTGATGATGTAATTAAAGCCAAAGCAGATGCAACCCCCCAATTTCAACTCGGAGAACATATTATTCGCCGATATCAACAACGTCTCTATTTAACAGAGAAATTCGTTGATTTGTCGAAAACTTGTCTTGATATGCCGTTAAATCAACAGATTACTTTGCCTGATAATCTTGGAACAATTTATGCAACCCACAATGAGACAGGTATTTTAGTCAATTGGAACGAAAAACAGGTTCAACTTGCCGATACGCAAGAACCGATTCAAATACGATTTGCTTATACTGGCAAGGTAAAACGACAACATAATCGTCCTGCCGAAACCATGAAAAAAATCTGGCAAGAGCTCGGTGTTACGCCTTGGCAACGACATCGTATTCCACTCATTTTTTATGGTGAGACTTTACAAAGTGCGGTGGGGTTTTTCCGTGTTTTTCAGAACTTAGAAAAATAA